A window from Pichia kudriavzevii chromosome 5, complete sequence encodes these proteins:
- a CDS encoding uncharacterized protein (PKUD0E00270; similar to Saccharomyces cerevisiae YIL068C (SEC6); ancestral locus Anc_7.258) gives MESHNLSRTIDKVSDLIKDESSLSNLEQLIADITKEKYSIDSQLNIEQDRHLTRIQDMITEIHNASKNLQDLKYSVGKLEDLRRENVSNNSNHNFEIFDLAALVLKNIKGVEEVYSNISTFDEKEKVINQLLDEEYAKDEKQELQFSTGDNLLVAHYELNRLRDLQDQMWVMEKNSKSPETKKLVHQLSNKLNVCISRFDGLLTIIIDSILDFVESENFGFLIKVVKIIQYEEREDLKVRLWDSLLEKRDTESIEKSVTNVRRLKERGYKNRFENIMKQTIEDRFSEFLESKDISIFLGEEGTFYYQTLSDYKVAIDRCFPKEWKFFPKVLEWHQESIKSVINKILEDNLSNSQLSEIIELDYENKQSLKKLFKIPNKDWKKFRLLAEDKKKHLLDNSLQDNIKSTTKWIETALTKAVSKFESLDEEPPDRRDGRLSFQVAQEVMLILSSNTKSIRTLGDASVLVQYYGFFANEIMRTYQECWVRSLDKMTELWNLSRSSQNSKNSQSKNKKVQEEQNAIINENIGYLPRYITNLANDCLILTDALERDFDLITEGLNEIHTQKLIDMKQTATNHSIELGTYCLQKLSLLAAQDFGPIMVDIFNKPWYNSPTLIDSVLNIIDEEYIMPFIDYSYPELLMSLFDFITDEFLLKYLSALNYKRKFEKNIVSTLERDGYKIMEVLGKHDDDGSLERKMIVFDLLIELCSADNNNEQDIIEKWTFGLSEIYDLPIDLLRVILECKKVDKSNITFILGECGELCKQSLLENSDQPASIFRKFHYASIGK, from the coding sequence ATGGAGTCGCACAATTTGTCACGGACTATAGACAAAGTAAGTGACTTGATTAAGGACGAAAGTTCGCTGTCCAACCTTGAGCAGCTGATAGCTGACATAACCAAGGAGAAgtattcaattgattccCAATTGAATATTGAACAGGATCGACATTTAACGAGAATTCAAGATATGATTACAGAGATCCATAATGCAAGCAAAAATTTACAGGATTTAAAGTACAGTGTTGGAAAATTAGAAGACCTACGTCGTGAAAATGTATCAAATAACTCCAATCataactttgaaatcttcGATTTGGCAGCTTTGGTTTTGAAGAACATCAAAGGTGTTGAAGAAGTCTACTCTAACATTTCCacatttgatgaaaaggagaaagtGATCAATCAGTTATTGGATGAAGAATATGccaaagatgaaaaacaGGAATTGCAGTTTTCAACAGGTGACAATCTTTTGGTTGCACATTATGAGCTGAACAGATTGAGGGATTTACAAGACCAAATGTGGGTTATGGAGAAGAACTCCAAATCACCGGAAACCAAGAAGCTAGTTCATCAACTATCTAACAAACTAAATGTGTGTATTAGTAGATTTGATGGATTATTAACCATCATTATTGATTCAATCTTAGATTTTGTAGAATCTGAGAATTTCGGATTCTTAATCAAAGTGGTCAAAATCATACAGTATGAGGAAAGAGAAGACCTGAAAGTCAGACTTTGGGACAGTTTGCTTGAAAAGAGAGATACCGAATCAATCGAAAAATCAGTCACGAATGTTAGACGATTGAAGGAAAGAGGATACAAAAatagatttgaaaatataatgaaACAGACTATTGAGGATCGGTTTTCTGAGTTTTTGGAATCCAAAGATATTAGTATTTTCCTTGGAGAAGAAGGCACGTTCTATTATCAAACTCTTTCTGACTATAAAGTTGCAATTGATCGGTGTTTCCCTAAAGAATGGAAGTTTTTTCCCAAAGTGTTGGAGTGGCACCAAGAATCTATTAAAAGTGTTATCAATAAGATTTTAGAAGataatctttcaaattccCAACTATCcgaaatcattgaattggATTACGAGAACAAGCAatcattgaagaagctCTTTAAAATCCCAAATAAAGATTGGAAGAAGTTTCGATTACTGGCCGAAgataaaaagaaacatcTCTTGGATAATTCATTACAGGACAATATCAAATCGACCACCAAATGGATAGAAACCGCACTCACAAAAGCTGTCAGCAAATTTGAGTCATTGGACGAAGAACCTCCTGATCGTAGAGATGGCCGGCTATCATTCCAGGTGGCCCAAGAAGTCATGCTAATTTTATCTTCCAACACAAAGAGTATCAGAACTTTGGGTGATGCGTCGGTTTTGGTCCAGTACTATGGATTTTTTGCTAATGAGATAATGAGAACCTACCAAGAGTGTTGGGTTAGGTCTTTAGACAAAATGACCGAATTATGGAATCTTTCAAGATCATCTCAGAATAGCAAAAATAGTCAAAGTAAGAATAAGAAGGtacaagaagaacaaaacGCCATAATTAACGAGAATATTGGTTACTTGCCAAGGTATATAACCAACTTGGCCAATGACTGTCTAATTTTAACAGATGCATTAGAAAgagattttgatttgataaCAGAAGGATTGAACGAGATCCATACACAAAAGTTGATTGACATGAAACAAACTGCAACCAATCACTCAATTGAATTAGGTACATATTGTCTACAAAAGCTATCACTATTGGCAGCACAAGACTTTGGACCAATTAtggttgatattttcaataaacCATGGTACAACTCACCTACACTTATCGACAGCGTATTGAATATAATTGACGAAGAATACATAATGCCATTTATTGATTATTCGTATCCCGAATTACTAATGTCActgtttgatttcatcacagatgaatttttgttgaaatatttGAGTGCTTTGAATTATAAacgaaaatttgaaaaaaatatagtGTCTACATTAGAGAGAGACGGATATAAAATCATGGAAGTTTTGGGTAAACACGACGATGACGGATCACTTGAAAGGAAGATGATTGTGTTTGATTTGCTGATTGAATTATGTTCAGCAgacaataacaatgaaCAAGacatcattgaaaaatggaCATTTGGACTAAGTGAGATCTACGACTTGCCTATTGATCTGTTAAGGGTAATATTAGAATGTAAAAAGGTCGATAAGTCGAATATTACCTTTATATTAGGAGAGTGTGGTGAGTTGTGTAAACAGTCACTGCTGGAAAATTCGGACCAGCCTGCAAGCATATTCCGTAAGTTCCATTACGCATCTATTGGTAAATAA
- a CDS encoding uncharacterized protein (PKUD0E00230; similar to Saccharomyces cerevisiae YKR021W (ALY1) and YJL084C (ALY2); ancestral locus Anc_1.282), producing MHSISNTLSSTTSATSVDGALSSVASPIEITNIPQENEFLILNTSRFNITYKLLDKVLYLRKDTSGSKLTLLRGYLCVYVRKPVRIKHIQLKFEGALDVRYFPSNMKIDPSSTFVKNKSFPIFSQSRNWQYKQHDKVLDTDYFAKGAFSYPFQFLIPNDIPETMSNVFGSTSYCLTVTVSPISNTLGLSILGSSLIAKSFPIQVVQCDTEPEGTCHVSNDSFSLGNWRYLFYYKIVISNRQVAIGDKVKVYVKILPNKAFKYRIRNIKVLLDQITEYDISNRLEENERDKFYHKLSSTETALLEWINVDSYDNDPQVWEFDCELSRVFEKYNLKNRYKKQSFTLVPTTNELENRICHFKVFHKIKVYLSVEEIVSEDDTISEFSDNASSFIIRPRAHSLDKTLMNTRAEKIDNDQMRRNSPLVQESDPNKSKVDLVFDADVEILKGESVVGNMPPPTYTDSQIIPHLATIDNSNTSKTDILTIIDSSKTSQNQQLNFILPPAYEEVEELTEPPLYLYK from the coding sequence ATGCATTCTATTTCCAACACATTATCCTCCACTACTTCGGCGACTTCTGTTGATGGGGCTCTATCTAGTGTTGCCTCACCAATTGAAATCACAAATATTCCACAGGAAAATGAATTCTTGATTCTTAATACATCACGATTCAACATAACCTATAAACTGCTAGATAAGGTATTGTATTTGAGGAAAGACACCTCGGGATCAAAACTCACTTTGCTTAGAGGGTACCTTTGCGTGTATGTTCGGAAACCAGTGAGAATCAAGCACATCCAATTGAAATTCGAAGGTGCTCTAGATGTCAGGTACTTCCCAAGTAACATGAAAATCGATCCGTCTTCAACATTTGTGAAAAATAAATCGTTCCCCATATTTAGCCAGTCAAGAAATTGGCAATATAAACAGCATGACAAGGTGTTGGATACAGACTATTTTGCCAAGGGTGCATTCTCTTACCCtttccaatttttgatACCGAACGATATCCCGGAGACAATGTCGAATGTTTTCGGTTCAACGAGCTACTGCTTAACAGTAACAGTTTCTCCAATATCAAATACATTGGGATTGTCGATTCTAGGCTCTTCCCTTATAGCAAAATCGTTTCCAATTCAAGTGGTGCAATGTGATACCGAGCCAGAAGGCACGTGTCATGTCTCTAATGACTCCTTCTCACTGGGCAATTGGCGATACCTTTTTTATTACAAGATTGTAATCTCAAACCGTCAGGTGGCTATTGGTGATAAGGTCAAGGTCTACGTAAAAATACTACCCAACAAAGCCTTTAAGTACAGAATCAGAAATATAAAAGTACTCCTAGATCAGATAACTGAGTATGATATATCTAACAGACTCGAAGAGAATGAGAGAGACAAGTTCTATCATAAACTTTCTAGTACCGAGACGGCTTTACTTGAATGGATCAACGTCGACTCCTATGATAATGACCCGCAGGTTTGGGAGTTCGATTGTGAACTATCAAGagtctttgaaaaatacaatttgaaaaacagaTATAAAAAGCAAAGTTTTACCCTTGTTCCTACTACaaatgaacttgaaaataggATTTGCCATTTCAAGGTTTTCCacaaaatcaaagtatACCTCTCAGTGGAGGAGATAGTTTCGGAGGATGATACTATCTCTGAGTTTTCAGACAATGCAAGCTCGTTTATCATACGACCTAGAGCACATAGTTTGGATAAAACTCTGATGAACACTAGGGCAGAGAAAATCGATAACGATCAAATGCGTAGAAATTCACCTCTGGTTCAAGAAAGCGATCCAAATAAAAGTAAAGTGGATTTGGTATTTGATGCAGATGTTGAGATACTTAAAGGTGAAAGTGTAGTTGGGAACATGCCACCACCAACATACACAGATTCCCAAATAATCCCTCATTTAGCCACTATTGACAATAGTAATACCAGCAAAACGGACATTCTCACCATTATTGATTCCAGCAAAACATCTCAGAATCAACAGCTAAACTTTATATTGCCTCCGGCATATGAAGAGGTAGAAGAACTTACAGAACCACCACTGTATTTGTACAAATGA
- a CDS encoding uncharacterized protein (PKUD0E00260; similar to Saccharomyces cerevisiae YJL088W (ARG3); ancestral locus Anc_1.279) — translation MLNFSSTRLFSTAMTVSNKIRHLISISDLTTNEFKSLVNRAEYHKQIIKTGKKPDVWPLQGELVAMLFTKRSTRTRISTEGAAAYFGGQPMFLGKEDIQLGVNESFYDTTKVISSMTSCIFARVNSHSDIQELCEHSSVPIINSLCDRYHPLQAICDLLTIKENFSDLKGLKLAWIGDSNNVINDLAIAAMKFGINVSIATPNGIEIEQHVIDAAKKVTQETGATLELTHDAKKAATNANILVTDTFVSMGQESETAKKLKQFEGFQINSDLVSLADKDYKFMHCLPRHKEEVSDDVFYSANSIVFPEAENRLYAAIATIEAFVVNKGQFL, via the coding sequence ATGTTGAACTTTTCCTCTACCAGATTATTCTCCACTGCAATGACCGTCTCCAACAAGATTAGACACTTGATATCGATATCCGATTTAACAACTAACGAATTCAAATCTCTAGTTAATAGAGCTGAGTATCATAAGCAGATTATCAAGACAGGAAAGAAACCGGATGTGTGGCCTCTTCAAGGCGAATTAGTGGCCATGCTGTTTACTAAGAGATCGACTAGAACTAGAATTTCCACAGAAGGTGCTGCAGCGTACTTTGGTGGCCAACCTATGTTTTTAGGTAAAGAAGACATCCAGTTGGGAGTCAATGAATCCTTCTATGATACCACCAAGGTCATCTCCTCAATGActtcttgtatttttgCAAGAGTTAATAGCCACTCGGACATACAAGAGTTGTGTGAACATTCTTCTGTCCCTATAATAAACTCTTTATGTGACAGATACCACCCTTTACAAGCCATATGTGATCTTTTAACCATCAAGGAGAACTTTTCCGACTTGAAAGGATTAAAATTAGCATGGATTGGCGATTCAAATAATGTCATTAATGATTTGGCAATAGCAGCAATGAAATTCGGCATCAACGTGTCTATTGCAACACCAAAtggaattgaaattgaacaacATGTAATTGATGCGGCTAAAAAGGTCACACAGGAAACAGGGGCTACACTGGAGCTTACGCACGATGCAAAGAAGGCTGCAACAAACGCAAACATATTAGTAACTGATACTTTTGTGTCGATGGGACAAGAATCGGAGACTGCTAAGAAGCTCAAGcaatttgaaggatttcaaataaattcaGACCTGGTATCTTTGGCTGATAAAGATTACAAGTTTATGCACTGTTTGCCAAGACACAAGGAGGAAGTATCTGATGATGTGTTTTACAGTGCCAACTCTATTGTTTTCCCAGAAGCAGAAAATAGACTCTACGCTGCAATTGCTACAATAGAGGCATTTGTGGTGAACAAAGGCCAATTCTTATAG
- a CDS encoding uncharacterized protein (PKUD0E00240; similar to Saccharomyces cerevisiae YNR003C (RPC34); ancestral locus Anc_1.426) — translation MSSNLTDDLSASAKKMHHTMVSNGKSSYTQQELIDLLKYENANELMENAQALLNKGLLKILESEPDPSSNSTEKTILFAPISEQEAQKVSSMTADEAIVYSHVEAAGREGIWTKTIKAKSNLHQHIVLRCLKSLESQSYIKSVKSVKHPTRKIYMLYHLTPSIDVTGGPWFTDSELDTDFIDSLLIVIWKFVAQRTYPKCFKKKGLIPDGLKQYSYPANMIMGMGSLLPSLSEVNDFLVNSGITTIELTLSDVKSLCDVLEFDEKIECINGSYKATWQSILEAGGGKIEGEDIFAPLDNQVFNINDNYRVLDSSLNEEKENSEEGKVNKTLYFDSWITL, via the coding sequence ATGAGTAGCAACCTAACGGATGACTTGTCTGCTTCTGCAAAGAAAATGCACCATACTATGGTGTCTAATGGTAAAAGCTCATACACCCAACAAGAACTTATAGATCTTCTTAAAtatgaaaatgcaaatgaGTTGATGGAGAATGCCCAAGCATTACTTAATAAGGGGTTGCTTAAGATCTTGGAGTCAGAGCCAGATCCATCTTCCAACTCTACTGAGAAAACGATCTTATTTGCACCAATTAGTGAGCAAGAAGCACAAAAGGTGAGTAGTATGACAGCTGACGAGGCAATTGTTTATTCACATGTCGAAGCTGCTGGTAGAGAGGGAATTTGgacaaaaacaataaaagCAAAAAGTAATCTTCATCAGCATATTGTATTGAGGTGCCTTAAATCTCTGGAATCACAGTCTTATATTAAGTCTGTGAAATCTGTTAAACATCCAACGAGGAAAATATATATGCTATACCATTTAACACCTTCCATTGATGTCACTGGAGGCCCCTGGTTTACAGATTCGGAGTTGGACACAGATTTTATTGATTCATTGCTGATAGTCATATGGAAATTTGTTGCACAGAGAACGTATCCAAAGtgtttcaaaaagaagggTTTAATTCCTGATGGCTTGAAGCAGTACAGCTATCCTGCAAACATGATAATGGGTATGGGGTCTCTGCTACCATCATTAAGTGAAGTTAATGACTTCCTTGTTAATTCAGGGATCACGACTATAGAATTGACCTTATCGGATGTCAAGTCTTTATGTGATGTACTGgagtttgatgaaaagattgaatgCATTAACGGTTCTTATAAGGCTACATGGCAAAGTATATTAGAGGCCGGAGGGGGCAAGATCGAAGGTGAGGATATATTTGCGCCCCTAGACAAccaagttttcaatattaatgATAACTATAGAGTTCTTGATTCTTCTTTAAACgaggaaaaggaaaattcAGAGGAGGGTAAGGTAAATAAGACTTTGTACTTTGATTCGTGGATTACTCTATAA
- a CDS encoding uncharacterized protein (PKUD0E00250) has protein sequence MVRLPILLDEEEDDDIIQAQPSLKAKFKPRKIKLKSSIESKDGANTARASINDEMPEREKEKNESDGGDVLENLALPQRRFKKLNKINSGLSFLDDNSCKNESKAKANKINTQEYLNSYKEHPEVPSQTVDTTLPLNDVSIENMEGIVLTGSDMDLSDVENDGLPSKLKQSSEDSKRRREIEKAIESANDPEETESNGRMEILKIPTYNEGSVPTYIRFHRPPSLDETKENIQERINLLEVKVQQESKEIESFNHRREDLSRQRAKLVEKVHKLLQEYKPRNK, from the coding sequence ATGGTTAGGCTACCTATACTATTAGATGAGgaagaggatgatgatattattcAAGCACAGCCGTCATTGAAGGCCAAGTTCAAACCGAGAAAGATCAAGCTGAAGTCCAGCATTGAGTCAAAAGATGGGGCCAACACAGCAAGAGCATCAATCAATGACGAAATGCCAGAAcgagagaaagagaaaaacgAAAGTGACGGAGGTGATGTATTAGAAAACTTAGCCCTACCGCAAAGGAGATTTAAAAAActcaacaaaataaacagtGGTTTAAGCTTTTTGGACGACAATAGCTGTAAGAACGAATCAAAGGCAAAGGcaaataaaatcaacacACAGGAATACCTAAATTCATACAAGGAACATCCAGAAGTCCCCTCGCAGACTGTGGACACAACATTACCTCTGAACGACGTCTCTATCGAGAATATGGAAGGTATAGTTTTGACAGGCTCCGATATGGATCTAAGTGATGTCGAGAATGATGGACTtccttcaaaattgaaacagtCTAGTGAAGACTCAAAACGCCGCAGAGAGATTGAGAAGGCAATAGAATCAGCAAACGATCCAGAAGAAACAGAATCGAATGGTAGAATggagattttgaaaattccaaCTTATAATGAGGGCAGTGTGCCCACATACATTAGATTTCATCGTCCACCTTCTCTTGACGAAACCAAAGAGAACATACAAGAACGTATAAACTTGCTTGAAGTGAAAGTTCAACAGGAGAGTAAAGAAATAGAGTCCTTCAACCACCGTCGAGAGGATCTATCTCGTCAACGAGCCAAACTCGTGGAGAAGGTACACAAGCTGCTGCAGGAATACAAACCAAGAAATAAATGA
- a CDS encoding uncharacterized protein (PKUD0E00300; similar to Saccharomyces cerevisiae YER074W (RPS24A) and YIL069C (RPS24B); ancestral locus Anc_7.262), with amino-acid sequence MSDAITIRTRKVLSNALLARRQFVIDVIHPNRANVSKDELREQLSALYKVEKDQVSVFGFRTQYGGGKSTGFGLVYNSVADAKKFEPTYRLVRYGLATKVEKAARQQRKQKKNRGKKIFGTERKAAKKAAKRAQD; translated from the exons ATG TCTGACGCAATCACTATCAGAACCAGAAAGGTTTTATCCAATGCATTGTTAGCAAGAAGACAATTCGTCATTGATGTCATCCACCCAAACAGAGCTAACGTCTCTAAGGATGAATTAAGAGAACAACTCTCTGCTCTATACAAGGTCGAAAAGGATCAAGTCTCCGTCTTTGGTTTCAGAACCCAATATGGTGGTGGTAAATCTACCGGTTTTGGTTTAGTCTACAACTCTGTTGCTGATGCAAAGAAGTTCGAACCAACTTACAGATTAGTTAGATACGGTTTAGCAACTAAGGTTGAGAAGGCTGCAAGACAACAaagaaagcaaaagaagaacagaGGTAAGAAGATCTTTGGTACCGAAAGAAAGGCTGCAAAGAAGGCTGCAAAGAGAGCTCAAGATTAA
- a CDS encoding uncharacterized protein (PKUD0E00290; similar to Saccharomyces cerevisiae YER072W (VTC1); ancestral locus Anc_7.260) — MSSAPLLQTTPGKRIALPTRVEPKVFFANERTFLSWLNFTVILGSLAIGLLNFGDKVGRISASLFTLLAMGTMVYALVTYHWRANAIRRRGSGPYDDRFGPTMLCFFLLIAVIVNFVLRMRA, encoded by the exons ATGTCGTCAGCGCCATTATTACAAACAA CACCTGGAAAGAGGATAGCATTACCTACACGTGTTGAGCCAAAAGTCTTCTTTGCCAACGAAAGAACGTTTCTTTCCTGGTTGAACTTCACAGTCATCCTCGGATCGTTGGCCATTGGATTATTGAACTTTGGTGATAAAGTTGGCCGGATCTCAGCGTCTCTGTTTACACTGCTAGCAATGGGCACGATGGTGTATGCGCTTGTGACGTACCATTGGAGGGCAAACGCCATTAGACGCAGAGGGTCTGGTCCTTATGATGACCGGTTTGGACCAACCATGCTGtgtttcttcctcttgATAGCCGTCATTGTGAACTTTGTCCTAAGAATGCGGGCATGA
- a CDS encoding uncharacterized protein (PKUD0E00220; similar to Saccharomyces cerevisiae YDR358W (GGA1) and YHR108W (GGA2); ancestral locus Anc_5.416) yields MSSLSSLSGASGKLLRRIHRACRPTLDEPNIALNLEICDLINSKQGSLPREACIAVVKLINSRDPQVSELALTLLDYLVKNCGYPVHLQISRKEFLNELVKRFPERPPPAYSRTQRLILGTLAEWVQTLCKTSRYKDDLTHIKDMYRLLRSKGYDFPAVKKEDAAVLNPSDNLKSIEELQQEERIAQSAKLHELIRRGRPQDLKEANDLMKIMSGFKEDETFAETKQIVYDDIDKLKRKITILNEMLDNASNTGVLNKDDDTLQELISTVKVSQPRVQKIIQEEGEHGDVQGLLELNDRINNTLLRAAQLKGEDTSKMPAATNSVKASVNLIDFDDDEPVSPNPNSPAPNTHDAINDLLGDLGGLSFDNSSSNNSNSQFGMGAINLLGSSTAASNNSPATAAVASTSPVKPASNLDILSGFSSASPAQTPSSQSPFPLAANKPVVTAKQPVSSEPDLFGFDFAATSQVTPSLNSFFKDENLTIEYVIIEEQPTLSLQFQFSNTSFNQLSNIQIYLAATKAFELTLDPPSSNTLYAKTLHGIKQNISIRSKSGEAFNTVKLKYKLNYNNNGSHTEKQDVVTINV; encoded by the coding sequence ATGTCATCTCTTTCATCTTTGTCAGGTGCAAGTGGCAAACTTTTAAGACGAATCCATCGTGCGTGTCGTCCAACTCTTGATGAGCCAAACATTGCTCTCAATTTGGAGATTTGTGACTTGATCAATTCCAAGCAAGGTTCCCTTCCTCGTGAGGCTTGCATAGCTGTTGTGAAGTTGATCAATTCTAGAGACCCTCAAGTCTCGGAATTGGCTTTGACCTTACTAGACTATCTAGTTAAAAACTGTGGTTATCCTGTCCATTTGCAAATCTCTAGAAAggaatttttgaatgaGCTGGTCAAGAGATTCCCAGAGAGACCTCCTCCTGCTTATTCGAGAACCCAACGGTTGATTTTGGGTACCTTGGCAGAATGGGTCCAAACACTTTGTAAAACTTCCAGATACAAGGATGATCTAACCCACATCAAAGATATGTATAGACTCTTAAGATCGAAAGGTTACGACTTCCCTGCGGTCAAAAAGGAAGATGCTGCAGTGTTAAACCCAAGTGATAACctcaaatcaattgaagaacttcAACAAGAGGAAAGAATTGCTCAAAGTGCCAAGTTGCATGAATTAATCAGAAGAGGTAGACCCCAAGATTTGAAAGAGGCAAATGACCTGATGAAAATTATGTCCGGTTTCAAGGAAGATGAAACTTTTGCggaaacaaaacaaattgtTTACGATGATATAGATAaattaaagagaaaaataacAATTTTAAATGAAATGTTAGATAATGCCTCAAATACGGGTGTATTAaataaagatgatgatactTTACAAGAATTAATATCTACAGTTAAGGTATCTCAGCCTAGAgttcaaaaaattattcaaGAGGAAGGAGAACATGGTGACGTTCAGGGTTTGTTAGAACTAAACGATAGAATCAACAATACCTTACTCAGAGCCGCCCAATTGAAAGGTGAAGATACGAGTAAAATGCCGGCCGCTACTAACTCTGTTAAGGCATCTGTAAATCTAAtcgattttgatgatgacgaaCCAGTGTCTCCTAACCCTAATTCACCGGCCCCAAATACACACGATGCAATCAATGACTTACTAGGCGATTTAGGTGGTTTGTCATTCGATAATAGTAGCAGCAACAATTCGAATTCACAGTTTGGCATGGGTGCCATAAACTTACTAGGATCATCAACAGCTGCTTCGAATAATTCACCTGCAACTGCTGCGGTTGCTTCAACTTCCCCTGTGAAACCGGCTTCTAATCTAGATATTCTATCTGGTTTTTCCTCGGCTTCACCTGCACAAACACCTTCAAGTCAATCACCATTCCCCTTAGCTGCAAACAAGCCCGTAGTTACTGCAAAGCAGCCGGTATCTTCCGAACCTGatctttttggttttgattttgctgCAACTTCACAAGTCACTCCATCACTGAACTCTTTCTTTAAGGATGAAAACCTAACGATTGAATACGTCATCATTGAGGAGCAACCAACCTTAAGTTTACAGTTCCAATTTTCCAATACATCGTTTAATCAATTGTCgaatatccaaatataTCTGGCTGCTACCAAGGCATTTGAATTAACATTAGATCCACCTTCTTCTAATACCTTATATGCAAAAACATTACATGGTATCAAGCAAAATATAAGCATTAGAAGTAAATCAGGAGAGGCATTTAATACTGTCAAGCTTAAGTACAAGTTGAACTACAATAACAATGGTTCTCATACTGAAAAACAGGACGTTGTGACCATCAACGTATAA
- a CDS encoding uncharacterized protein (PKUD0E00280; similar to Saccharomyces cerevisiae YER071C (TDA2); ancestral locus Anc_7.259) codes for MPSSPTIIKNAINAEKMPLSEDEVASLISHEIEQSTAVNEIITKLLNKISEKSSKFKAVVNASTIKFSELDSESNEIDTKFGSLWDTGKDGLYNLKFKLHDGSYLLVTIVFIYI; via the coding sequence ATGCCGTCATCACCAACAATTATCAAGAATGCAATCAACGCAGAAAAAATGCCACTGTCAGAGGATGAAGTTGCATCTTTAATATCTCACGAAATCGAGCAATCTACTGCTGTAAATGAAATCATTACAAAATTACTCAATAAAATCTCAGAGAAATCTTCCAAATTTAAAGCTGTAGTTAATGCTTCAACCATTAAATTCTCCGAATTGGACTCTGAGAGTAACGAGATAGATACCAAATTTGGTTCTCTATGGGATACGGGGAAAGACGGATTGTATaatctcaaattcaagctTCACGACGGTTCTTATTTGTTAGTTACAATAGTATTCATATACATATGA